The nucleotide window ACGCGGTCTGGTGCCGGGCCGCAGTGACCGGTGACGGCGGACTTGATCGACCGCCGAAGACGGCTTATCTGTCTAGGTAGCTGGACAGGAGTGCCAAGGATGCTTTCGCTTCAGGATGCCAAGAACCGCTTCAGTGCCGTCGTCGAGGCGGCGCTTGCCGGACGCCCGCAAAAGGTCTCGCGCCGGGGCAAACCCGCCGTGGTGGTTCTGGCCGCCGAGGAATACGAGCGCCTGGTGAAGGCCGCGCAGACCCAGCGCGGCAGTTTCCAGGAGCATCTCATGGCGCTTCCCGCCGACGACGTGCCGCGCGCGGCGGCACGTCCGCGAGACGTGGAGTTTTGATCTACATCCTCGACACCAACGTGATCTCGGATGCCCGCCGGGCCCATCGCGCGCCGCAGGTGGCGCAATGGCTGGCGGATCGTGACGAGCGCGAGCTTTACCTGAGCGTCGTCACGCTGGGCGAGATCGAGCGTGGCATCGTGCTTCAGGAGCGGAAGAACCCGGAGTTCGCGCGCGATCTGCGGGCGTGGCTGGCGCGCACGGTCCAGCTGTTCTCGGATCGTCTGCTGCCGTTCACGACCGAGGATGCACTGCGCTGGGGCGCGCTGTCGGCGCGGGTGGGACACCCGGGCGCCGACCTGATGATCGCGGCGCAGGCGCTGACGCGCGATGCGGCCGTGGTGACCCGGAATGTCGCGGATTTCGAACCGACGGGGGCGCGGATCGTCGACCCGCTTGCCTGAGGGCAGGCCTGTCAGCCGGCCTTGGCGCGCAGTCCTTCGTCGGCCTTGAGCCGGAGCGCGCTCTTGAGGCTGCCGGTGTCCACCGGCTTGTGACAGCAGATCGCGCCGGGATAGCGCTCGGAGATTTCGTCGTCGTTCACGTGACCCGAATGGAACACCAGCGGCACGCCCATGTCGCGCAGCCGGTCGGCAAGCGGATAGACGAGCCCGTCCTTGAGGCTGACGTCGAGCAGGGCCACGTCGGGCGGATCCTTCTCGAGGCCCTCGTAGGCGCTCTTGAGGCTGGGGTAGGGGCCCTGAACGATGAATCCGAACTCTTCGATCATGAGCTGCATGTCCAGCGCCACGACGAATTCGTCCTCGCAAACCATTACCTTGGCTTTGCGCCCGCTATCACAACCCGGCTTCTGGAGCATACGACAAAGTCATCCTTCTTGCATTATTCTCATAATCCACCGCGATCTTGCCGTTGAGCTGCGCTGCGGAAAGCTGGATCAGAGTGGAGCCGAAGCCGGACCCCTCACCACCGGGAACAACTTCGCGGTCGTGGATTTCGTTCCACGTCAGCGTAATTTCCCCATCGTCACCTCGCGACCACGTGACTTCGAGCCTGCCGGGCGCGGGGCCGAGCACACCGTATTTCGCCGCGTTCGTCGCCCATTCGTGCAGCAGCAGTGAGAGTGCGGTGAGATCGTGGCGCGCGACTGGCAGGGGAGGCCCGCCGACCGTCCATTCGCCCTGGCCCTCGTAGGGTTCGAGCGTGGCGCGCACCGCGTCCTCCAGCATGAGGTTGCGCCCGTCCATCGCCGGCTGCGTCATGTCGTGCGAGCGGGCAAGCGCGTTGACCCGGCTCTGGATGCTTTCCACGAGATCTTCGACCGTCTCCGAGCTGCGCCCGGCGATGCGGACCATGCCCGAGATGATCGAGAACATGTTCTTCACACGGTGGTTCATCTCGCGCAGCATCATGTCGCGGATCGAGCGGGCCTCCTGTTCGGAGGTCACGTCGAAGAGCACGCCGAGCACACGCGTGGTGCGGCTGGACTGCACCCGCTTGCCGACGAGTTGCACGGAGGTGAAGCGTGGCCCGGTGCCGGCGAGCCGGAAGGTCACGTCGATGCCGTCACCGTCATTCTCGACGGCTGCGAGCGCCGCAGAGACCCGCTCGCGGTCCTCGTGGGTGATGAGTGCGAGGAAGCGGTGCAGCGGCAGCTCCCCCTCGTCGACAGAAAGGATGTTGGCTCCGGTGCCGTCGATCTTCAGCACCTCGCGGGCCGGGTCGGCCTCCCAGACCCCGAGCGACGAGACATCGAGCGCCAGCCGCAGGCGCTCGCCCTCGCGGTTGAGCGCTTCCTCGAGCCGCAGCGCGTTGGTGACCTCGGTGAAGACGAGCGTGGCGCCGTCGAGCGCCCCGTCGCGGGCGCGGTAGGGCGTGACCACCAGCGACCAGGTGCGATCCTCGGCCCTGTCGGTGACGCTGAGGTGCCGGATCTCGCCGTCGTCCATCACATCGCGGATCAGCCCGAGCACCTCGTCGTTCTGGCGCAGCGTGCTGGTGACCTCGACCAGAGGGCGCCCCCGGTCGGTGTTGCGGAACGGGTAGATGCTCTGGATCGCGTCGGTGAAGTTCCGGATCGCCATGTCGCGGTCGACGACCACCAGCGGCAGCGCGGTGGAGGCGAAGAAGTTCGACAGGTCGGCATTGGCGACCGACAGCTCGTCGACCTTGCCCTTGAGCTCGTCGTTGACGGTCGAGAGCTCCTCGTTGGTCGACTGGAGCTCCTCGTTCATCGACATCATTTCTTCGTTGGAGCTCTTCAGCTCCTCGTTCGCGGTCTCGAGCTCCTCGACGGTGGTGTGCAGCCGAACCCGGGTGGCGCGCAGTTCGTCCTCGAGGCTCTGCACATGGCTGTCCATCGGCTCGAGCTCTTCGAACTCGTCTTCGTCGAGCGGCTCGAAGCGGTCGCGGTCGCGGAAGATCAGCAGGATGGTGCCGTCGCTCAGCGGCTCGGCAATGAGGTCGAAGCTCTGCTTGCCGAACTCGGACTGCGCTTCGAGCCCGCGCGAAATGGCACGGCTCTTGTTCTGCGTGACCTGCCGGATGATCGCCGATACGGGCTCGCGCACTCCGGGGCGGGCGACCGACGGCGCGAAGCGTGCGCCCTCGTCCTCCTGCGAGAAGTCGAGATACTTGCCGAGCCGGCCGGTGGACTTGAGAATCTCGCCCGCCGGGCTCACCCGCAGGCTGGGCGGCGCGTATTGTGCCAGCAGCCGTTCGGAGGCGCCGCCGTCGCCCCATTCGAGCCGTGTCGAGGGCTGGTCCTCCTGCGCCGGCCGCCGGCGGCTCGGCTCGCGCTCGGTCTCGCGGCCACGCAGGTGCAGCGGATACTCGGGCCGCCCGTTGTTGCGCTGGAACACCCGCGCGGTCTGGTCGAGCGGCTGGAAGGCGTGATCGTAGCGGCCCACGGTCTCGGAAGGGCCGAGGAACAGCGTGCCCCCCGGCTTGATCGCGTAGTGAAAGATCGGCAGCGCCGTCTTCTGCAGACCGTC belongs to Salipiger profundus and includes:
- a CDS encoding type II toxin-antitoxin system Phd/YefM family antitoxin → MLSLQDAKNRFSAVVEAALAGRPQKVSRRGKPAVVVLAAEEYERLVKAAQTQRGSFQEHLMALPADDVPRAAARPRDVEF
- a CDS encoding response regulator, encoding MALDMQLMIEEFGFIVQGPYPSLKSAYEGLEKDPPDVALLDVSLKDGLVYPLADRLRDMGVPLVFHSGHVNDDEISERYPGAICCHKPVDTGSLKSALRLKADEGLRAKAG
- a CDS encoding type II toxin-antitoxin system VapC family toxin, translating into MIYILDTNVISDARRAHRAPQVAQWLADRDERELYLSVVTLGEIERGIVLQERKNPEFARDLRAWLARTVQLFSDRLLPFTTEDALRWGALSARVGHPGADLMIAAQALTRDAAVVTRNVADFEPTGARIVDPLA
- a CDS encoding chemotaxis protein CheB, with amino-acid sequence MKDDDQTADTQTEEEAERLCIVGIGASAGGLEAIREMLGSTRADNNLAYVVVQHLDPNHESLLAELLSRYTELNVMQVSGGESIEAGNVYIIPPGHGLSVRESKLELTEFAQPRGLRRPIDDFFESLAVDQGRFAACVILSGTGADGSAGLRAIKEHGGLCIVQDPRTAKYDGMPTSAQNTGLVDFVRPPGEIVEAIRQFYAHASVGTVDKQLANTVERHLSDICTVVRNFVGHDFAGYKQSTLVRRVQRRIQVLDLSDAGQYLAHIRSDPHECELLFRDLLINVTRFFRDSEHFEALRELSVKPLVQNAGNGDEIRVWVPGCSSGEEAYSIAMLFAEECRLQKRSVNIQIFATDIDEQMLRLAREASYPQAALGDIPEGMRDLYTIARDGQFRMSARIRDMIRFSVHSIVRDPPFSNIDLLSCRNLLIYFGDGLQKTALPIFHYAIKPGGTLFLGPSETVGRYDHAFQPLDQTARVFQRNNGRPEYPLHLRGRETEREPSRRRPAQEDQPSTRLEWGDGGASERLLAQYAPPSLRVSPAGEILKSTGRLGKYLDFSQEDEGARFAPSVARPGVREPVSAIIRQVTQNKSRAISRGLEAQSEFGKQSFDLIAEPLSDGTILLIFRDRDRFEPLDEDEFEELEPMDSHVQSLEDELRATRVRLHTTVEELETANEELKSSNEEMMSMNEELQSTNEELSTVNDELKGKVDELSVANADLSNFFASTALPLVVVDRDMAIRNFTDAIQSIYPFRNTDRGRPLVEVTSTLRQNDEVLGLIRDVMDDGEIRHLSVTDRAEDRTWSLVVTPYRARDGALDGATLVFTEVTNALRLEEALNREGERLRLALDVSSLGVWEADPAREVLKIDGTGANILSVDEGELPLHRFLALITHEDRERVSAALAAVENDGDGIDVTFRLAGTGPRFTSVQLVGKRVQSSRTTRVLGVLFDVTSEQEARSIRDMMLREMNHRVKNMFSIISGMVRIAGRSSETVEDLVESIQSRVNALARSHDMTQPAMDGRNLMLEDAVRATLEPYEGQGEWTVGGPPLPVARHDLTALSLLLHEWATNAAKYGVLGPAPGRLEVTWSRGDDGEITLTWNEIHDREVVPGGEGSGFGSTLIQLSAAQLNGKIAVDYENNARRMTLSYAPEAGL